A region of Moorena producens PAL-8-15-08-1 DNA encodes the following proteins:
- a CDS encoding TIR domain-containing protein, whose amino-acid sequence MKTFFDAFISYGRADSKAFATKLHQRLTELGFRIWFDQQDIPLGVDFQNQIDDGIEKSHNFLFIIAPHSVKSAYCLKEIQLAVQLNKRIIPLLHVEPKNCWDKMHPIIQKINWVYFRDNTEDFETSLAGLLQVIHHQSDYVRQHTEILVKALEWSRHQKQTNYLLIGEERKKAQSWLKVRFDDQQPPCVPTDLQCELICESTKNSNNLLTQVLICYADQDKSVMQKISKTLMRKSFTVWTNKTDIETGTPFQDVINQGIEGADNIVYLISPASIKSDYCQQEITHALDNNKRIIPLLIESTELEGMPPQIRGLQFLDFTTYKDEDKYRIEADKLIKVLHQDEPYYSDHKTLLVKAIKWKKQNRNPSILLRGYNLRYYETWLTINQQRSLHPPLPLHHEFITESSAQITSSSIEVFISYSRADSDFARQLNEALQMQGKTTWFDQESIPPGSDFQQEIYRGIENSDNFLFIISPRSVNSPYCADEVEYAESLNKRFVTILHHEVSANLLHPALAKIQWIDFRNYRGNFNTNFSELIRTLDTDRDHVHKHTKLSQRSLEWEKNHKTIDLLLRGIEFSIAEKWFLEAKQDHKYPLPNPLQKEFFEASKNAIEAAKEAEKQRQAEILSLQEERTKEAKARLAEQKKRVRQQKLLIVAVITALVGAVGTIIYQIKQKKVINNNLILAKIEHIISEAKESLPEKHKNPTMALRLAEAAYKAAHKIDNSSQVYQASEVLSRVYHSAIHNRSFFYYANIKHKRAVTSAVFSPDGSRILTATKGKTAKLWDLKGEEIKSLEGHSARVNSAVFSPDGNIIVTTSEDKTAKLWDKEGKLLKTLRGNDCDRNGQCQVNSAVFSPDGQTILTASDDNTAKLWDKQGQLINTLTGHKDIVVSAVFSPDGQTILTASEDKTAKLWDNDGNLITTLNQDRCLTSAVFSPDGTKIITTSKDNTVKLWKKNGDLIKLLKGHNDWVNSAFFSQDGEKIITASSDGTAKLWNKDGNLIKTLAGHSEEVKKALFSPDGKNIITVSDDDTAKIWDLNGNVIANLIAHKLSVTTAAFSPNGKTIITASDDTTVKLWDIQQPVNSSLIRNSSFQHSTPVNSAVFYPNGTKILIATTDKKPYSWNLSVKLLKQLPYDCDIPKNCAVTAAFSPNGNYGDRLIMDINLHDNYNNIRIFGSSGAKFASFSQHDQQIFTTSDDHTAKLWDFSGSKLIEISEYKGHKGVVNSAVLSPNRQQILTASNDKLAKLWNLNGEIITNFEGHKDAVNSAVFSPDGKKILTASADDTIKLWDLNGKLIRTFPEDPSQGHMFDVNSAVFSPDGERILSASDDKTAKLWDLNGNLILEMKDLTPAAVNSAVFSPDGTKILTASRNGTVSVWLMLEDIVEWLKTANIYRLSEEDRKEFGLDHSDPR is encoded by the coding sequence ATGAAGACTTTTTTCGATGCCTTCATCTCCTACGGACGAGCTGATAGCAAAGCATTTGCTACCAAACTACACCAACGATTAACCGAACTTGGTTTCAGAATCTGGTTTGACCAACAGGATATTCCTCTGGGTGTAGACTTCCAAAATCAAATTGATGATGGCATTGAAAAATCCCATAACTTCTTGTTTATCATTGCTCCCCATTCAGTCAAATCTGCCTATTGTCTCAAAGAGATTCAACTCGCCGTTCAACTCAACAAACGCATCATCCCTCTACTCCATGTTGAACCTAAGAATTGTTGGGATAAGATGCATCCAATTATCCAAAAAATTAACTGGGTCTATTTCCGAGATAATACAGAGGATTTTGAAACATCCTTGGCTGGGTTACTCCAGGTAATCCACCATCAAAGTGATTACGTCAGACAACATACGGAAATTTTAGTCAAGGCATTGGAGTGGTCTAGACATCAAAAACAAACCAACTACTTGTTAATTGGAGAAGAGCGAAAAAAGGCTCAATCTTGGCTAAAAGTTAGGTTTGATGATCAGCAACCTCCTTGTGTTCCTACAGACCTACAGTGTGAGTTGATTTGTGAAAGCACCAAGAATTCCAATAACCTTTTGACCCAGGTGTTGATCTGCTACGCCGATCAAGATAAGTCGGTGATGCAGAAAATTTCTAAAACTTTAATGCGGAAAAGCTTCACGGTTTGGACGAATAAGACCGATATTGAAACCGGTACTCCATTCCAAGACGTAATCAATCAAGGCATTGAGGGAGCTGATAATATTGTCTACTTAATTTCACCTGCTTCCATCAAATCCGACTATTGTCAGCAAGAAATCACCCACGCCTTGGACAACAACAAACGTATTATTCCCCTCTTGATTGAATCCACAGAACTAGAGGGGATGCCTCCCCAGATCAGAGGGCTACAATTTCTGGATTTTACTACCTATAAGGATGAAGATAAATACCGGATTGAGGCTGACAAACTGATTAAGGTATTGCATCAGGATGAGCCCTACTACTCAGACCATAAGACCTTATTAGTCAAGGCGATTAAATGGAAAAAACAAAATCGGAATCCCAGTATTTTACTGCGGGGATACAATTTGCGATATTATGAAACTTGGCTCACTATTAATCAGCAACGTAGCCTTCATCCTCCCCTACCCCTTCATCACGAATTTATTACTGAAAGTAGCGCTCAAATTACCTCATCCTCTATAGAGGTGTTTATCTCCTATTCCCGAGCAGATTCCGATTTTGCCCGTCAGTTAAACGAGGCACTCCAGATGCAGGGAAAAACGACTTGGTTTGACCAAGAAAGCATTCCTCCAGGGAGTGATTTTCAGCAGGAAATCTATCGGGGTATTGAAAATTCTGACAACTTTTTATTTATTATTTCCCCTCGCTCAGTCAATTCACCCTATTGTGCAGATGAGGTGGAATATGCCGAGAGTTTAAATAAACGGTTTGTGACCATATTACATCACGAAGTATCAGCCAACCTGTTACATCCGGCATTAGCTAAGATACAGTGGATAGACTTTAGAAATTATCGGGGAAATTTTAATACCAATTTCAGTGAATTGATCAGAACCCTAGATACTGACCGAGACCATGTCCATAAGCATACCAAGTTGTCTCAGCGCTCCTTAGAATGGGAAAAAAACCACAAAACTATTGACTTGCTGTTGCGGGGAATTGAGTTCTCCATTGCCGAAAAGTGGTTCTTGGAAGCTAAGCAAGATCATAAATATCCTCTCCCAAATCCTTTACAGAAGGAATTTTTTGAAGCCAGTAAAAACGCTATTGAAGCCGCAAAAGAAGCCGAAAAACAGCGACAAGCAGAAATCCTAAGCTTGCAGGAGGAACGTACAAAGGAAGCGAAAGCACGACTAGCAGAACAGAAGAAAAGAGTTAGACAACAAAAATTATTGATTGTCGCAGTCATTACAGCCTTGGTAGGGGCTGTTGGCACTATTATCTATCAAATTAAACAAAAAAAGGTGATTAACAATAACCTTATTCTTGCTAAAATAGAGCATATTATCTCAGAAGCAAAGGAGTCTTTACCCGAAAAACATAAAAACCCTACTATGGCTTTACGCCTTGCTGAGGCTGCTTATAAAGCTGCTCATAAAATTGACAATAGCAGTCAAGTGTATCAGGCTTCAGAAGTACTGAGTAGAGTCTACCATTCAGCAATTCATAACCGCTCCTTTTTTTACTATGCCAATATAAAACATAAAAGGGCTGTGACTAGTGCAGTATTCTCGCCGGATGGTAGTAGAATTCTCACAGCTACAAAGGGTAAAACAGCAAAATTGTGGGATCTCAAGGGGGAGGAAATCAAGAGCTTAGAGGGACATTCTGCTAGGGTTAATTCTGCTGTATTTTCCCCAGATGGCAACATAATAGTGACTACCTCAGAGGATAAAACAGCTAAGTTGTGGGATAAGGAAGGCAAATTGCTCAAGACCTTACGAGGGAATGATTGCGATCGCAACGGTCAGTGCCAAGTTAATTCTGCCGTCTTTTCCCCAGATGGTCAGACAATTCTCACCGCTTCTGATGATAATACGGCGAAATTATGGGATAAACAGGGACAACTAATTAATACCTTGACCGGGCATAAAGATATCGTCGTCTCTGCGGTCTTTTCTCCTGATGGTCAGACAATTCTCACCGCTTCTGAGGACAAAACTGCGAAATTATGGGATAACGATGGGAATTTGATCACAACTCTAAATCAGGATAGGTGTCTTACCTCTGCGGTATTTTCTCCAGACGGAACTAAAATTATCACTACCAGTAAAGATAATACAGTTAAGTTGTGGAAAAAAAATGGCGATCTGATCAAACTATTGAAGGGACATAACGATTGGGTTAATTCAGCTTTCTTTTCCCAAGACGGTGAGAAAATTATTACCGCTTCATCAGATGGCACTGCTAAGTTATGGAATAAGGATGGAAACTTAATTAAAACCTTGGCGGGACATTCAGAGGAAGTCAAAAAAGCCTTGTTTTCCCCAGACGGTAAGAATATTATTACCGTTAGTGATGATGATACTGCCAAAATTTGGGATTTGAATGGAAATGTTATCGCTAATTTAATCGCTCATAAATTATCGGTTACCACTGCAGCGTTTTCTCCCAATGGAAAAACAATTATTACCGCCTCTGATGACACGACAGTCAAGTTATGGGATATCCAACAACCCGTTAATTCTAGTTTGATTAGAAATTCTAGTTTTCAACATTCAACACCTGTGAATTCTGCTGTGTTTTATCCTAACGGCACAAAAATATTGATAGCCACTACCGATAAAAAGCCTTATTCATGGAATCTGAGCGTAAAATTGCTCAAGCAACTTCCTTATGACTGTGATATCCCGAAGAACTGTGCTGTAACAGCAGCTTTCTCCCCTAATGGTAACTATGGCGATCGCCTGATCATGGATATTAATTTACATGATAACTATAATAACATAAGGATATTCGGTAGCAGTGGTGCTAAATTTGCCAGCTTTTCCCAACATGACCAGCAAATTTTCACGACCTCTGACGATCACACTGCCAAGTTATGGGATTTTAGTGGCAGTAAACTTATAGAAATATCAGAATACAAAGGACACAAGGGGGTAGTTAATTCTGCTGTCCTATCTCCTAACCGCCAGCAAATCCTTACGGCTTCTAATGATAAACTGGCGAAGTTGTGGAACTTGAACGGAGAAATAATTACTAATTTTGAAGGACATAAAGATGCTGTTAATTCCGCCGTCTTTTCCCCTGATGGTAAAAAAATTCTCACCGCTTCAGCAGATGACACCATAAAGCTGTGGGATTTGAATGGAAAATTGATCCGAACTTTTCCAGAAGACCCCAGTCAAGGACATATGTTCGATGTTAATTCAGCGGTGTTTTCTCCCGATGGTGAAAGAATTCTCTCTGCTTCTGACGATAAAACTGCCAAGTTGTGGGATTTAAACGGTAACTTAATCCTGGAGATGAAAGACCTTACTCCTGCTGCTGTGAACTCTGCCGTCTTTTCTCCCGATGGCACCAAAATCCTCACTGCTTCACGCAATGGCACTGTCAGCGTGTGGCTGATGCTGGAGGATATTGTTGAGTGGTTGAAAACAGCTAATATTTATCGGCTGTCAGAAGAAGATCGCAAGGAATTTGGTTTAGATCACAGCGATCCTAGATAA
- a CDS encoding DUF4231 domain-containing protein, translating into MFKKRSYREKFKEEIGGLIDAIDLSDLQKRFIKARWLDQVLWLDKRANQCRNHYYALRMMTIIGGLIVPALVGINSRDGKIRVALGGTAFGLSQVVAISAAVEELFQYGKHYTQYRNSAESLKIEGWQFLHLSGPYRRVEKHTQAFTHFSSRVEGIIRKDVEGYISELEQDQEQVREQTKLILSQNLTPNLAQNLGMAQSQPNKQLQKPRIPEATQLPNDFPLRGGNPGHPFPQEFDPSNTFNTPANPSANDIPRIWQQEEGDEFVHPSEIQPNRFKTSSNAIPRIWQQEEGDEFVHPSEIQPNRFKTSSNGGTPSMVLLDDLTTSASNNTPMVWQEEDEDELTQPNQLEQLESTPLTENNNHDLTPPTDHSQDSVPCPPESDFVTPEVVADILKCPLKDVQTYLPEVLAGLEEKKILDKLTLIAAIATIGVETGGFRPINEYGDSKYFTKMYEGRKDLGNTQPGDGARYHGRGFIQITGRANYRDYGQKIGLGSTLEKNPEVALNPKIAAQILACYFYDRKVYQAARDGDWRKVRRLVNGGYNGWEQFYTFVQRAEHML; encoded by the coding sequence ATGTTCAAAAAACGGTCTTATCGGGAAAAGTTTAAAGAAGAGATCGGTGGGTTGATTGATGCGATTGATCTATCGGATTTGCAGAAGCGGTTTATCAAAGCTCGCTGGCTCGACCAAGTTTTGTGGTTAGACAAGCGAGCAAACCAGTGTCGCAACCACTATTATGCCCTGCGAATGATGACCATTATCGGAGGGCTAATTGTTCCCGCTTTAGTCGGTATCAACAGCAGGGACGGTAAAATCAGAGTAGCCTTGGGTGGGACTGCCTTTGGACTGAGTCAGGTAGTGGCAATTAGCGCCGCTGTAGAAGAGCTATTTCAATATGGCAAACACTACACTCAGTATCGCAACAGCGCAGAATCCCTGAAAATCGAAGGCTGGCAATTTCTTCACTTAAGCGGACCTTACCGACGTGTAGAAAAGCACACCCAGGCATTTACCCATTTTTCCTCCCGTGTAGAGGGGATCATCAGGAAAGATGTAGAAGGATACATAAGCGAGCTTGAGCAAGACCAGGAACAGGTCAGGGAGCAAACAAAATTAATCCTATCTCAAAACCTAACTCCAAACCTAGCTCAAAACCTAGGTATGGCTCAGTCACAACCCAACAAACAATTACAAAAGCCACGGATTCCAGAAGCCACCCAATTACCAAATGATTTCCCCCTCAGAGGGGGTAACCCTGGTCATCCCTTTCCTCAGGAATTTGACCCAAGCAATACCTTTAATACTCCAGCCAACCCCTCTGCTAACGATATTCCCAGAATCTGGCAGCAAGAAGAGGGGGATGAGTTCGTTCATCCTAGCGAAATCCAACCCAATCGTTTCAAAACCAGCAGTAATGCCATTCCCAGAATCTGGCAGCAAGAAGAGGGGGATGAGTTTGTTCATCCTAGCGAAATCCAACCCAATCGTTTCAAAACCAGCAGTAATGGCGGAACTCCCTCCATGGTCTTATTGGATGATTTAACTACCTCAGCCTCAAACAACACTCCCATGGTTTGGCAAGAAGAGGATGAGGATGAGTTGACTCAACCTAACCAACTCGAACAACTCGAAAGCACTCCTTTAACGGAAAACAACAACCATGACCTGACTCCTCCAACTGATCACTCTCAGGATTCAGTCCCCTGTCCTCCCGAATCCGATTTTGTAACCCCTGAGGTAGTCGCTGATATTCTCAAGTGTCCCCTCAAAGATGTCCAGACTTATCTACCAGAGGTGCTAGCTGGTCTTGAGGAAAAGAAGATTTTAGATAAGCTAACCTTGATTGCTGCGATCGCTACTATCGGTGTCGAAACTGGTGGTTTCCGTCCTATCAATGAATACGGTGATTCCAAATACTTTACCAAGATGTACGAAGGTCGCAAAGACTTGGGCAATACCCAACCAGGAGATGGAGCCCGCTATCATGGGCGCGGCTTTATTCAAATTACCGGTCGGGCTAACTACAGGGACTACGGTCAAAAAATTGGTCTAGGCAGCACCTTAGAAAAGAATCCGGAAGTTGCCCTCAATCCCAAAATTGCTGCTCAAATCTTAGCCTGCTATTTCTATGACCGCAAGGTGTATCAAGCAGCCAGAGATGGAGACTGGCGCAAAGTCCGCAGGCTAGTCAATGGAGGCTACAACGGTTGGGAACAGTTCTACACCTTTGTCCAACGAGCTGAGCACATGCTTTAA
- a CDS encoding RNA-guided endonuclease InsQ/TnpB family protein, translated as MYKTIPVKATFSDEEKAFWLFQCENANSLWNCAIYYSKQKHYSWLEQQPEAFTTYWKEDVLRYGWKTYKCSVKYAELCKELKNNPHYKAMAAQSAQQTLKSVAESITSYNQLVPLYYKGQVDRPKLLRYRNKGGLAAVTFPRQALTYRKGLFYPSISKESKPELLGEIVLEAPEFLDPDWVKEVTIRPYYGQLWIDWVIDDGKQPVEQDPNLDYSQAWSFDHGGDNWLTGVSTQGKSLIIDGRKLKSMNQGYARLVAKYKAGKPEFYWDANLDRVQRKRNNQMRDAVNKAARFIINRCLSDSAKPTLRERIGNLIIGWNEGQKNRTNMGRRGNQKFVVIPTKRLIERLKQLCREYGIKLTITEEAYTSKASYLDDDSLPKHGEKPTGWTPSGKRMKRGLYKSSNGHLVNADCNGAANIARKVTVQLGLDLTKAGRGALTLPHRYDLFTSLSRSYRKRSEVARFQPATSHPLRIPRALAGGDVN; from the coding sequence ATGTACAAAACGATTCCTGTAAAAGCAACATTTAGTGACGAAGAAAAAGCTTTCTGGCTGTTTCAGTGTGAAAACGCTAACAGTCTGTGGAATTGTGCGATCTATTACTCCAAACAAAAACATTATAGTTGGCTAGAACAACAACCAGAAGCTTTTACTACTTACTGGAAAGAAGACGTACTTCGCTACGGATGGAAAACCTATAAGTGTAGTGTAAAGTATGCCGAACTATGCAAAGAGCTGAAGAACAATCCCCATTACAAGGCGATGGCCGCCCAATCAGCACAGCAGACCCTTAAATCTGTGGCTGAATCAATCACAAGTTACAATCAGCTAGTTCCACTTTATTACAAGGGACAAGTAGACAGGCCAAAGCTTCTTAGGTATAGAAATAAAGGAGGACTGGCTGCTGTTACTTTTCCGCGACAAGCCCTCACCTATAGAAAAGGATTATTTTATCCGTCTATAAGCAAGGAAAGTAAGCCAGAATTATTAGGTGAAATTGTACTAGAAGCCCCAGAATTCCTAGATCCAGACTGGGTTAAAGAGGTAACAATTCGCCCTTACTATGGGCAACTATGGATTGATTGGGTAATAGATGATGGGAAACAACCAGTAGAACAAGATCCGAACCTAGACTATTCCCAGGCATGGAGTTTCGATCACGGTGGCGATAACTGGTTGACTGGAGTTTCGACCCAAGGAAAGAGTCTGATAATTGATGGTCGTAAGCTCAAGTCAATGAACCAAGGATATGCCCGTCTTGTTGCGAAGTACAAAGCTGGAAAACCTGAGTTTTACTGGGATGCCAACCTTGATAGAGTTCAGAGGAAGCGTAATAATCAGATGCGCGATGCTGTCAATAAAGCGGCCAGATTTATCATCAACCGTTGTCTTAGCGATTCGGCAAAGCCGACGCTACGCGAACGTATTGGAAATCTTATTATTGGTTGGAATGAGGGGCAGAAAAATCGAACAAACATGGGGCGACGAGGAAATCAAAAGTTTGTGGTCATCCCCACCAAGAGATTAATAGAAAGACTAAAACAACTCTGTCGAGAATATGGAATAAAACTAACAATTACTGAGGAAGCGTACACCAGTAAAGCGTCTTACCTTGACGACGACAGCCTCCCAAAACATGGTGAAAAACCCACAGGATGGACACCGTCGGGCAAAAGGATGAAACGTGGATTGTATAAGTCTTCCAACGGTCACCTGGTTAACGCAGACTGCAACGGTGCAGCCAATATTGCCAGGAAAGTAACTGTACAGTTAGGACTCGACCTAACCAAGGCAGGTAGGGGAGCATTGACACTCCCGCACCGGTATGATCTGTTCACATCTCTGTCTAGATCGTACAGGAAAAGGAGTGAAGTCGCACGGTTTCAACCTGCGACTTCACATCCTTTGAGAATCCCCCGTGCTTTAGCTGGGGGAGATGTCAACTAG